The Sorangiineae bacterium MSr11954 DNA segment CCGCGCACGCGGGCCGCGAGGCGCGCTCGGGATCGCCGTCCAGGCGCTTGCGCGCGGGCGGCGCTGCCGTCTTCGAGGGCGGCGTGATGGGCGTCGCAGGCACCGCGTTCACCTGCGGTACGCCGTTCTTGTGGAACACCACCTCCACGCCGGACTCGGTGGCCACCAGCGCCGCCGGCCCCGTAAAAGGCTGCTGCACAGGACCGTAGAGCACGCGACACGCGCTCACCCCCGCGTCCGGGGTGCTCGACGAACCGGCGGCGTCGCGCTCCCCGCCATCGCGCGCGCCCGCATCGAGCACGTGCGACGAAGGCTTTGCCACGAGCGACATCGGATCCCACGCATCGCCCGCATCGTCGATGTTGCCCGCGTCGCCTGCAGCGCCCGCCGGTGAAGCGGTCGCGCTCGGCTCTTCGGCCCCGCGCGATTTGCAGGATTTGCAAGATGCAAGGAGCCCCGCGGCCGCAAAAAGGGCCATGCGGAGCAGAGACGGGGGCCAGCGCGAGGGCACGGAGAAGCTCTACACTCGCCGCACCATGAACGACCACAAAAACCAGAGCGGGAGCAGCAGCGGCGGCGGTGGGAGCGAAGGAGCCAAGCCGATCGGCGTCGGCGTGGTGGGCTTCGGGCTGGCGGGGCGCGTATTTCATCTGCCCACCGTTTCGGCCGTGCCGGGGTTGCGCGTGGCGGCCATCGTTCAGCGCCAGGGCGACGAGGCGCGTGCGGCTTATCCGCAGGCGAAGATCGTTCGTTCATTCGATGAGTTGCTGGGCGATCCGGACATCGAATTAGTCGTCGTCGCCACCCCCAACGAGAGCCATTACGCATTGGCGGAGCGCGCGCTCCTGGCGAACAAACACGTGGTGGTCGACAAACCGTTTACGACGCGCACGAGCGAGGCCGAGCGGCTGGCGTCCCTTTCACACGAGCGCGGACGCGTTCTGTCCGTGTTTCAAAATCGACGCTGGGACGGTGATTATCTCACCGTCCGCGATTTGCTCGCGAAAGGGACGCTCGGACGTCTCGCCACCTACGAAGCCTATTACGATCGCTTCCGCCCCGAAGTTCGAAACCGCTGGAAAGATCAGCCGGGGGAAGGAACGGGCATCCTCTACGATCTGGGCCCGCACCTCATCGACCAGGCGCTCGACCTCTTTGGCGAGCCGCAATCCATCGACGCGCGCGTGCTGCGCGAGCGCGACGGCGCCGAAACGAACGACGCGTTCGAGCTGACCTTGCGCTATCCCAACCTGCGCGTCCAATTGGGCGCCACCCTGCTCGCCGCCTCGCCCCGCCCGCGATTCCACCTTCGCGGTACGCGCGCCAGCTTCGTAAAATACGGAGTGGACCCCCAGGAGGCCATGCTCGCGGCGGGCGATCACTATGCGTCGCCCCATTGGGGCGAGGAGCCCGAGGATGCGTGGGGAACTGTATTCTCCGTGTCGACTGGGGATCAATCGATCCACCCGCCGCTCGCGACCCATCGCGGTGACTATCGCGATTACTATCGCGACATCGAATCGGCGATACGCACCGGCAAACGGCCGGCGGTGACGGCCGAGCACGGAGTGCGCGTCATGCGCGTTATCGAATTTGCGCTCGCGAGCAGCCGCGAACGGCGCGAATTGGATTGGCAATGAATCTATCCCCCTACCCCGCAGAGAGAGCGCGGGGGTGCGCAGCGGGATCCGGAAATTCGATTTATCTCTAGCGAAAATCGACTTTCCTCCAATCCATTTCGTGACATCTTTGCCCCGGTTCGTTTCGAACATACGCCGTGCCTCCCATTGCGAAGGAGCAGCGATGAACGTGAATTTCAATTTGAACCGGACGATTGGCCGCTCGGGATGGATTGCTGGACTTGCCGGACTTACCCTCGTTTCGGCCGTCGGCTGCGCAGGATCGCAGGACGAAGACGATCCCTCCGTCGAGTCGGTCGCGTCTTCGGCCCTGGGCTCCGCGGATCACACCGCGGGCTCGCAAATACGGCTCCACGAGGGCACCGATGGTCCCTCCATGGAGTCCGAGCTCGCGGCGCAGACCCCGGGCTGCGACGTGAGCGGCCACCAGGGGAACGTGAATTGGTCCTCCGCCGCCGGCGCGGGAGCGCGCTTCGCCTACATCAAGGCGACGGAGGGCACCTCCTATAAAAATCCGTATTTCGCGCAACAGTACAATGGCTCGTACAACCAAGGATTGATCCGCGGCGCGTACCATTTCGCGCTACCCAACGTCTCCAGCGGCGCTGCCCAAGCCGACTTCTTCGTCAACAACGGCGGCGGATGGTCGGCCGACGGCAAAACGCTGCCCCCTGCCCTGGACATGGAATACAACCCCTACGGCGCGACCTGCTACGGCTTGAGCGCGAGCTCCATGGTCGCCTGGGTGCGCGACTTCTCCAACCGGGTCAAGGCCCGCACCAACCGTTACCCGACCATCTACACCAGCACCAGCTGGTGGTCGCAGTGCACCGGCAACAACGGCAGCTTCGGCAACACCAACCCGCTCTGGATCCCGCGCTACGGCTCCAGCGTCGGAGCGCTCCCGGCGGGCTGGGGCTTCCACACCATCTGGCAATACGCAGACAGCGGCAGCATGCCCGGCGACCAAAACCGATTCAACGGCGCCTACGATCGCGTGCAAGTGTTCGCCAGAAATCACGATTAGCCGGCGGGCCGCCGCGGCACCCGCAAAGAGACGATCGCCGGCCAAGGCGCGGCTCATGCTCGGCCCCCGAAGCGCGTCCTCCACGCGAGCGCGGCGAGGAGCGTGAGCAGGAGGATCGGCGCGTCGCCCGCGTGCGCAGGGGCCCGCGGAGGCAGCGCACAACCCCCCGTCTCCTCCGTGCCGCCCTTCGCGCAGGGCTCCGGCGCGGGGGGAGGCGGGGTGTTCGTGTGCCGGAGCCGTTCCACCCCCGGCTCGATGAAGGCCGCGAGCTCGATGTCGACCCGCGCGTACGTCGCCACCCCGACGCACATTGGGTCGCCGTACGAGGCGACGCCGGCGATGCGCGGCACCCCATCGACGGCGACGAGCGCGGGCCCCCCCGAATCGCCCGAGCAGCTCAGCACCGGCTCCGGGCGGACGCGAAAGTGCTCCGGGGTCGTC contains these protein-coding regions:
- a CDS encoding oxidoreductase, translating into MNDHKNQSGSSSGGGGSEGAKPIGVGVVGFGLAGRVFHLPTVSAVPGLRVAAIVQRQGDEARAAYPQAKIVRSFDELLGDPDIELVVVATPNESHYALAERALLANKHVVVDKPFTTRTSEAERLASLSHERGRVLSVFQNRRWDGDYLTVRDLLAKGTLGRLATYEAYYDRFRPEVRNRWKDQPGEGTGILYDLGPHLIDQALDLFGEPQSIDARVLRERDGAETNDAFELTLRYPNLRVQLGATLLAASPRPRFHLRGTRASFVKYGVDPQEAMLAAGDHYASPHWGEEPEDAWGTVFSVSTGDQSIHPPLATHRGDYRDYYRDIESAIRTGKRPAVTAEHGVRVMRVIEFALASSRERRELDWQ
- a CDS encoding lysozyme; translation: MNVNFNLNRTIGRSGWIAGLAGLTLVSAVGCAGSQDEDDPSVESVASSALGSADHTAGSQIRLHEGTDGPSMESELAAQTPGCDVSGHQGNVNWSSAAGAGARFAYIKATEGTSYKNPYFAQQYNGSYNQGLIRGAYHFALPNVSSGAAQADFFVNNGGGWSADGKTLPPALDMEYNPYGATCYGLSASSMVAWVRDFSNRVKARTNRYPTIYTSTSWWSQCTGNNGSFGNTNPLWIPRYGSSVGALPAGWGFHTIWQYADSGSMPGDQNRFNGAYDRVQVFARNHD